Proteins encoded by one window of Brevibacterium atlanticum:
- the truA gene encoding tRNA pseudouridine(38-40) synthase TruA, protein MTRFRIDLGYQGTDFHGWGKQPGLRTVQDAVESGLARITGTEVATVVAGRTDAGVHARRQVVHIDLDEAAVDKLVGRSNRLAGVALLSRLRGVLAAGDFPDIVIHAVAEVPETFDARFSALWRSYQYRLADHRSFIDPLLTAVTPRHKGELDAESMAEAAAEVHGLHDFLPFCKPREGATTIRTLYELSVERDQDAVIVIDLRADAFCHHMVRALVGGLIKVGSGSWPVTRPAELIAEADAGITPDVPMFVTSAEGLVLTEVGYPAPEDYAARASQTMARRDQE, encoded by the coding sequence GTGACTCGATTCCGCATCGACCTAGGCTACCAGGGCACGGATTTCCACGGCTGGGGGAAGCAGCCGGGCCTGCGCACCGTGCAGGACGCCGTCGAATCCGGGCTCGCCCGCATCACCGGCACCGAGGTGGCCACCGTCGTCGCCGGCCGCACCGACGCCGGCGTCCACGCCCGCCGGCAGGTCGTCCACATCGACCTGGACGAGGCCGCCGTCGACAAGCTCGTCGGGCGGTCGAATCGCCTCGCCGGGGTGGCCCTGCTCTCACGTCTGCGCGGAGTCCTCGCCGCCGGGGACTTCCCCGATATCGTCATCCACGCCGTGGCCGAGGTGCCCGAGACCTTCGACGCCAGGTTCTCCGCACTGTGGCGGTCCTATCAGTACCGACTCGCCGACCACCGGTCGTTCATCGACCCTCTGCTCACCGCCGTGACTCCCCGGCACAAGGGCGAACTCGACGCCGAGTCCATGGCCGAAGCCGCTGCTGAGGTCCACGGTCTGCACGACTTCCTGCCCTTCTGCAAACCGCGTGAGGGCGCCACGACGATCCGCACCCTCTACGAGCTGAGCGTCGAACGCGATCAGGACGCGGTCATCGTCATCGACCTGCGCGCCGACGCCTTCTGCCATCACATGGTCCGCGCCCTGGTCGGCGGGCTGATCAAAGTCGGGTCGGGCAGCTGGCCGGTCACCCGGCCGGCCGAACTCATCGCCGAGGCGGACGCCGGGATCACCCCGGACGTGCCCATGTTCGTCACGTCCGCCGAAGGGCTCGTCCTCACCGAGGTCGGGTACCCCGCACCCGAGGACTACGCTGCTCGCGCTTCACAGACGATGGCCCGCCGCGACCAGGAATGA
- a CDS encoding LemA family protein, with protein MGWYIVGGCVLAALVVMFVVLTVLRFNQLSMARSLCDEAKRQLIGEIRARHALVPAYIGTLQQIAGQDLSRLELALASAERAPFDHRGAAAENALTAAVNDAALIPSARTEKSLSSDFARSQTAAVNEEIDTTIGLLHGQLQVLTERILAGARFYNTNVERYHRQRMRPISRLFQGVFRAREPFTEVADDEGSTTSAKVVS; from the coding sequence GTGGGCTGGTACATCGTCGGCGGGTGCGTCCTCGCCGCCCTGGTCGTCATGTTCGTCGTCCTCACGGTGCTGCGCTTCAACCAACTGTCTATGGCACGGTCGCTGTGCGATGAGGCCAAGCGCCAGCTCATCGGCGAGATCCGCGCCCGCCATGCCCTCGTGCCCGCCTATATCGGCACACTCCAGCAGATCGCCGGACAGGATCTGTCCCGGCTCGAACTCGCGCTCGCCTCGGCCGAACGCGCCCCCTTCGACCACCGCGGTGCCGCCGCCGAGAACGCTCTGACCGCTGCCGTCAACGATGCCGCGCTCATCCCGTCGGCGCGGACGGAGAAGTCGCTGTCCTCGGACTTCGCCCGTTCGCAGACCGCGGCGGTCAATGAGGAGATCGACACGACGATCGGTCTCCTGCACGGTCAGCTGCAGGTGCTCACCGAGCGGATCCTCGCGGGTGCTCGGTTCTATAACACGAACGTCGAACGCTATCACCGGCAGCGGATGCGTCCGATCTCCCGCCTGTTCCAGGGCGTCTTCCGGGCCCGCGAGCCGTTCACCGAGGTGGCCGACGACGAGGGCAGCACCACCTCGGCGAAGGTCGTCTCGTGA
- a CDS encoding glycosyltransferase family 4 protein, translated as MRVAIIAESFLPNMNGVTHSLLRVLDHLADRGDEVLVIAPGTRRDGPKEVAGARIVRVPSIALPKYRRIRVAPGGVTRIRRLLQRFAPDVVHLASPFVLGWRGVLAAQTLNLPTVAIYQTEVPAYAARYGMHGIEAMLWNHVRNIHQHSSLTLAPSSYTIDQLEGLGVDEVALWARGVDSSRFDPGHRSEAWRRSVAPNGEKIIGFVGRLAAEKQVDDLAVLTDLPGTKVVIVGDGPWRTRLERSMPNAHFTGFLGGDALAQAVASFDVMVAPGELETFCQTIQEAMASEVPVIAPARGGPLDLVDSSRTGWLYTPKDLGAMRAHAVDLLGDEAKRRAFGVAGREQVQSRSWKSVCSQLVGHYSRAIENPAPQVLGRGFASMVNSRLEDTLPF; from the coding sequence GTGAGAGTAGCGATCATTGCAGAATCCTTCCTCCCCAATATGAATGGGGTCACCCACTCACTCCTGCGGGTCCTCGACCATCTGGCCGACCGTGGCGACGAGGTCCTCGTCATCGCCCCGGGCACTCGCAGGGACGGTCCGAAGGAGGTCGCCGGTGCCCGCATCGTCAGGGTTCCCTCGATCGCCTTGCCGAAATACCGGCGCATCCGCGTCGCCCCGGGCGGGGTGACCCGCATCCGCCGGCTCCTGCAGCGCTTCGCCCCCGACGTCGTCCACCTCGCCAGCCCTTTCGTGCTCGGCTGGCGCGGGGTGCTCGCCGCGCAGACGCTCAACCTCCCGACCGTCGCGATCTACCAGACCGAGGTGCCTGCCTACGCTGCCCGCTACGGCATGCACGGCATCGAGGCGATGCTGTGGAACCACGTCCGCAACATCCACCAGCATTCCTCGCTCACGCTCGCACCGTCGAGCTACACAATCGATCAGCTGGAGGGACTCGGTGTCGACGAGGTGGCCCTGTGGGCCCGTGGGGTCGATTCCTCCCGCTTCGACCCCGGTCATCGTTCCGAGGCGTGGCGCCGATCCGTGGCCCCGAACGGGGAGAAGATCATCGGCTTCGTCGGCCGGCTGGCGGCGGAGAAGCAGGTCGACGATCTCGCGGTGCTCACCGATCTGCCCGGAACCAAGGTCGTCATCGTCGGCGACGGACCGTGGCGGACGCGTCTGGAACGGTCGATGCCGAATGCTCACTTCACCGGGTTCCTCGGCGGGGACGCCTTGGCGCAGGCGGTCGCCAGCTTCGATGTCATGGTCGCTCCCGGCGAACTCGAGACCTTCTGCCAGACGATCCAGGAGGCCATGGCCTCCGAGGTTCCCGTCATCGCCCCAGCTCGCGGCGGACCGCTCGACCTCGTCGACTCTTCCCGCACCGGTTGGCTGTACACCCCGAAGGATCTCGGTGCCATGCGTGCGCACGCCGTCGACCTGCTCGGTGACGAGGCGAAGCGTCGGGCCTTCGGCGTGGCCGGGCGTGAACAGGTGCAGTCACGGAGCTGGAAAAGCGTGTGCTCGCAGCTCGTGGGCCACTACTCGAGGGCGATCGAGAATCCGGCGCCGCAGGTGCTCGGACGCGGGTTCGCGTCGATGGTCAACTCCCGCCTCGAGGACACCCTGCCCTTCTGA
- a CDS encoding cysteine hydrolase family protein, protein MMTDADRTVLLAMDFQNGIAGDEAFTSTGVLERARDAVAAARGHDIPVVWVRVALREGQPELAATASFAQIAAHGDLDEAHASTSIHETLDRHQGEPIVTKRRISAFTGSDLEVLLRGYGASSLVLTGVATSGVVLSTVRQAADLDFELTVLADACADRDPEVHRLLTEKVFPKQATVTTVQDWIASLG, encoded by the coding sequence ATGATGACTGACGCTGATCGAACCGTCCTGCTGGCCATGGACTTTCAGAATGGTATCGCCGGGGACGAGGCCTTCACCTCCACCGGAGTCCTCGAACGCGCACGCGACGCCGTTGCCGCCGCACGCGGGCACGACATTCCAGTGGTGTGGGTGCGGGTGGCGCTGCGCGAGGGCCAACCGGAGCTGGCCGCGACCGCATCATTCGCGCAGATCGCCGCGCACGGGGATCTCGATGAGGCCCATGCCTCGACGAGCATTCATGAGACGCTCGACCGGCATCAGGGTGAGCCGATCGTGACGAAGCGGCGCATCAGCGCGTTCACCGGCAGTGACCTCGAGGTGCTACTGCGCGGGTACGGGGCCTCCTCCTTGGTGCTGACCGGAGTCGCCACAAGCGGGGTCGTGCTCTCAACCGTGCGACAGGCCGCGGACCTCGACTTCGAACTCACCGTGCTTGCCGATGCCTGTGCCGACCGCGACCCCGAGGTCCATCGGCTGCTCACCGAAAAGGTGTTCCCGAAACAGGCGACTGTGACGACTGTCCAGGACTGGATCGCCAGCCTCGGCTGA
- a CDS encoding CbiQ family ECF transporter T component yields the protein MTLQFCRSLRSGQAVGGTVFACVQAALLLTLTTTVAQLLDTFTVIVSPLRFFGANTEAIALTASLMVRAISHISGLLGEAERAARARGLDSSIKARVVPAILRSVKYAQDTGRALDARGIVD from the coding sequence ATGACACTGCAGTTTTGCAGGTCCCTGCGGTCGGGGCAGGCCGTCGGCGGAACCGTGTTCGCCTGTGTGCAAGCAGCGCTGCTGCTGACGTTGACGACGACGGTCGCGCAGCTGCTCGACACCTTCACCGTGATCGTGTCTCCGCTGCGCTTCTTCGGCGCCAACACGGAGGCGATCGCACTGACGGCGAGCCTCATGGTGCGGGCGATCTCGCACATCTCTGGGCTGTTGGGGGAGGCCGAGCGGGCCGCCCGCGCCCGTGGTCTCGATTCGAGCATCAAGGCTCGGGTGGTGCCGGCGATCCTGCGATCGGTGAAGTACGCGCAGGACACGGGGCGAGCACTCGACGCCCGCGGCATCGTGGACTGA
- a CDS encoding energy-coupling factor transporter transmembrane component T family protein has product MSGDFHGSGERAGVGRAAGHGVGRAAGSVRGPASATWRKNAGMEPRPQLFGKVAPTRGWLHSVPTGVKLALIAAIGIVALIFRDPVINWSMFAVLVVIGFTARLRVTYFLRTWLYVAVLVAIVMTLQFFFGSLQSGLAVGGTVFACVQAALLLTLTTSVAQLLDTFTVIVSPLRFFGANTEAIALTASLMVRAISHISGLLGEAERAARARGLDSSIKARVVPAILRSVKYAQDTGRALDARGIVD; this is encoded by the coding sequence ATGAGCGGGGACTTCCACGGTTCCGGTGAAAGGGCGGGCGTCGGTAGGGCCGCCGGTCACGGCGTCGGCCGCGCCGCCGGCAGCGTCAGAGGCCCTGCCTCGGCGACGTGGCGGAAGAACGCGGGCATGGAACCGCGCCCGCAGCTCTTCGGCAAGGTCGCGCCCACCCGCGGATGGCTGCACTCGGTCCCGACCGGGGTGAAGCTCGCACTCATCGCAGCGATCGGCATCGTTGCGCTCATCTTCCGCGATCCCGTGATCAACTGGTCGATGTTCGCAGTCCTCGTCGTCATCGGTTTCACGGCGCGCCTGCGCGTCACGTACTTCCTGCGCACGTGGCTCTACGTCGCCGTGCTGGTGGCCATCGTCATGACCCTGCAGTTCTTCTTCGGGTCACTGCAGTCGGGTCTGGCTGTCGGCGGCACCGTATTCGCCTGCGTGCAGGCGGCTCTGCTGCTGACGTTGACGACGTCGGTCGCGCAGCTGCTCGACACCTTCACCGTGATCGTGTCTCCGCTGCGCTTCTTCGGCGCCAACACGGAGGCGATCGCACTGACGGCGAGCCTCATGGTGCGGGCGATCTCGCACATCTCTGGGCTGTTGGGGGAGGCCGAGCGGGCTGCCCGCGCCCGTGGTCTCGATTCGAGCATCAAGGCTCGGGTGGTGCCGGCGATCCTGCGATCGGTGAAGTACGCGCAGGACACGGGGCGAGCACTCGACGCCCGCGGCATCGTGGACTGA
- a CDS encoding energy-coupling factor ABC transporter ATP-binding protein — MTREIRFIDVGVGVLDEGPDGDVVRPILQDVGFNLTEDIVAVIGANGSGKSTLLQLFNGLVTANAGQVLIDGLDPYREPAKVRSRVGFVFTDPAAQLVMPTPIEDIELSLRKSVPKGKRRAAALAVLDELGIADLGERSVYELSGGQRQLVALAAVLAVDPQILVLDEPTTLLDLRNRERLRVHLRELVARRGMRIVLTTHDLEFAQIAQRALVVEDGRIVADATPAEAVETYRDLIMSDTP, encoded by the coding sequence GTGACCCGAGAGATCCGCTTCATCGACGTCGGCGTCGGAGTCCTCGACGAGGGACCCGACGGCGATGTCGTCCGGCCGATCCTCCAGGACGTCGGCTTCAACCTGACCGAGGACATCGTCGCTGTCATCGGAGCCAACGGTTCGGGCAAGTCGACCCTGCTGCAGCTATTCAACGGTCTGGTCACGGCGAATGCGGGTCAGGTCCTCATCGACGGCCTCGACCCGTATCGGGAGCCGGCGAAGGTGCGCTCCCGCGTCGGCTTCGTCTTCACCGATCCGGCCGCGCAGCTGGTCATGCCCACACCGATCGAGGACATCGAACTGTCTCTGCGCAAGTCGGTGCCCAAGGGGAAGCGACGGGCGGCTGCCCTGGCCGTGCTCGACGAGCTTGGCATCGCTGACCTGGGCGAACGCAGCGTCTACGAACTCTCCGGCGGGCAGCGGCAGCTCGTCGCGTTGGCGGCCGTGCTCGCCGTCGACCCGCAGATCCTCGTCCTCGACGAACCGACGACGCTGCTCGACCTGCGCAACCGAGAGCGGCTGCGGGTGCACCTGCGCGAGCTCGTCGCCCGGCGGGGAATGCGGATCGTGCTGACCACCCATGACCTGGAATTCGCGCAGATCGCCCAGCGTGCCCTCGTCGTCGAGGATGGCCGCATCGTTGCCGATGCCACCCCAGCCGAGGCGGTCGAGACCTACCGAGACCTCATCATGAGCGATACGCCATGA